Proteins from a single region of Thermococcus sp.:
- a CDS encoding serine/threonine-protein kinase produces the protein MPHRRRTPEEDFLYRLFVAFFLIALLKSLGLVLAFFIFLPFIRKILLETTVPKKPAPPKERIPPKTKTPDMKDFLARGLKVEVPENLIPGATVLLKVGFRNTSKRPVDVEIDLGGFSGIGRISHRRIHLSVGPNEGRHVFVEFIPTKEGSFSVPINVRSGTVRIRKDVALTVKAAGKPVSPEEESAKGTFGTLDELFSRYRSVELIGSGGFGRVYRAVRGDGSVVALKVPHSLNERTGKVFLREISVWFSLRHRNIVRLYDANLYPYPYIEMEYCDGSLENLNVPLNWEQAGRIAFDVTEGLKYAHSKGIIHRDLKPSNILLKGRTPKISDWGLAKLLTETSTNSSAFTPYYAAPEQISKARFGPTDERTDVWQLGVLLYWLTTGRLPFEGEDFIEVVEKITMEEPVPPSEIHPESKPLEPVIMRCLAKRKEERYQSVAELQRDLAGLLGRKYSRELEQSTDFSRSAYYTGELALLNLKLGNTAEALRYLIELKKYAGNHKKELEQLISQLKLAIEEGVELGDDAITRVEILVNEILAGGNLGEVHL, from the coding sequence ATGCCCCACAGGCGCAGAACTCCCGAAGAAGATTTCCTCTATCGGCTCTTTGTGGCTTTCTTTTTAATCGCCCTTCTGAAGAGCTTAGGCTTAGTTCTGGCCTTCTTCATTTTTCTACCTTTCATTAGGAAAATCCTGCTGGAAACGACCGTCCCCAAGAAACCTGCCCCTCCCAAGGAGAGAATTCCCCCGAAAACTAAAACACCTGATATGAAAGACTTTCTGGCCCGTGGACTGAAGGTTGAGGTTCCAGAAAACCTTATCCCGGGCGCTACCGTTCTTCTCAAGGTGGGCTTCAGGAACACGTCGAAGAGACCTGTGGATGTGGAAATAGACCTTGGCGGATTCTCCGGTATCGGGAGGATATCTCATAGAAGGATTCACCTGAGTGTAGGCCCCAATGAGGGAAGGCACGTCTTCGTTGAGTTTATCCCAACGAAAGAGGGTTCGTTTTCCGTCCCAATTAACGTGAGAAGCGGGACCGTTAGAATCAGGAAAGATGTTGCCCTTACAGTTAAAGCCGCTGGAAAGCCCGTTTCGCCCGAGGAAGAGAGTGCCAAAGGAACCTTCGGAACCCTCGACGAACTCTTCTCCCGCTACCGCTCGGTTGAACTTATCGGGAGCGGCGGTTTCGGACGGGTTTACCGGGCGGTGAGAGGCGATGGGAGTGTGGTTGCCCTCAAGGTGCCTCACTCGCTGAACGAGCGGACTGGAAAGGTTTTCCTGCGCGAGATATCGGTCTGGTTCTCCCTGAGGCACCGAAACATCGTCCGCCTTTACGACGCCAACCTCTACCCATACCCGTACATCGAGATGGAGTACTGCGACGGCTCGCTGGAGAACCTCAACGTCCCTCTGAACTGGGAGCAAGCCGGCAGGATTGCCTTCGATGTCACCGAAGGGCTGAAGTACGCGCACTCGAAGGGAATTATCCACCGCGACCTAAAGCCGAGCAACATCCTCCTGAAGGGAAGAACGCCGAAGATAAGCGACTGGGGGCTGGCTAAACTCCTCACCGAAACGAGCACAAATTCTTCGGCCTTCACACCCTACTATGCCGCCCCGGAGCAGATAAGTAAAGCGAGGTTCGGCCCAACTGACGAGAGGACAGATGTCTGGCAACTCGGCGTTCTCCTCTACTGGCTGACCACTGGAAGGCTTCCCTTCGAGGGGGAGGACTTCATCGAGGTGGTCGAGAAGATAACGATGGAAGAACCCGTCCCACCGTCGGAGATACATCCCGAGTCAAAGCCCCTCGAGCCGGTCATTATGAGGTGCCTCGCGAAGAGGAAGGAGGAGCGCTATCAGTCCGTTGCTGAGCTCCAGCGCGACCTTGCGGGTCTCTTGGGCAGAAAGTACTCCAGAGAGCTTGAGCAAAGCACAGACTTCTCCCGTTCGGCGTACTACACGGGGGAGCTTGCCCTGCTGAACCTGAAGCTCGGGAACACAGCGGAGGCTCTCAGGTACCTCATCGAACTTAAGAAGTACGCCGGGAATCATAAGAAAGAGCTTGAGCAACTCATCTCTCAGTTAAAGCTCGCAATCGAGGAGGGTGTAGAGCTCGGAGACGACGCGATTACGAGGGTAGAAATTCTTGTGAACGAAATACTGGCCGGAGGGAACTTAGGTGAAGTGCACCTATGA
- a CDS encoding protein kinase: MKKSLAFVIVLLVVSAIVMDLNWRGLVSASTGALIFFDDFNSGDYSNNWIAGNVSLHYPSRTTVVITPIVDAWKEYGGYLIGTDGINPETGEPAGGDWIYIYAKFKIPTRGIIITARVKLQDDSNAVIALIPDDPKNNTHIIAGADIVAYPSNSGWYAFSGNGYEVHRTGNVDGSVVNGKWYTVKIVIPPNGSQVKVYDGDTGELKVVDDYYTVPNTTAYLVLDARGSWGSGANVTFDYVKVTSLTSAPSSPVIYKDKILEINLRDYSILKMYGYDWLKNYPEPKLPYLWIVVTYGQPGYYSSFKIGQWENVKLVENNSEKTVYQLSTTLQGPSALPFTQTMTFYRNSGLIKIERYKVLDNGWGVEDTINGISPGGDTANDYIVSSEFSEHPINYRDTFCTGTDWTACQEYTAESLKGYHGYVYLAAYDKQKKQGFAIIVPKEYIKDTYSDIRYSVLRAFFTEPTTYWKAWRWYISIQTDSTKNVVYYWYFYKFTNDPTAPIKKLIDSGMNPHVARELTGTSSYPSTQTSTTSSTSTSTTTTNTPPVTTTSTVTTTTTTSTLAPIANSAIDTAKDILSKVPSSVDTGDAQTMLDEAQKAYENGDYELAEKFAKTAQALAVKAYYDDLRAKLQVKESQGQDVSEASNLLQQAYNAYQRKDYTAALEILTKADLVLQGVQPKENSLLKYLPVLLGLVGLVVVGFVYSKRKKVEAEKLRAEFEASLNSGDNIVEKDPFSALEYYSKAFSMAKRLGDSHLVAKAQEKLNTVRGTVTGEINSLMAKGDEALKNGDYDKALAYYREALNLAEKLHDAKRTEEAREKMESVHKVRKIRELISEGDVLMEQERYSEALKRYREALEIAKGLGDSYFIELLKGRASRANEIVERLNGEVSSLVASAERDMMEEDYESAREKLSQAIVLAEKIGGTVSVEEIKAKLEEAKARNELNEKLKAARGSGDYSKAVALYREALKLAQSIGDERMVAQINSEIEEVEKSRVLETLRNGIELILPKEVPYGRETTLSINVENRLGETINDLTVDLSELSPYFVMDEEKVTFPPIKPSRRLGKDIRLKPQFKGDFDFNVKISSSIGETVKPLRIKVGDYYAPSQFTPRPLTPKSAPEELEALYEDFQYIGEGGFARVFKAKRKKDGKVVAVKVPKTLDPATGKAFVREISNWLHLKHPNIVELHDVNVIPIPYLEMEYCEGSLAKLGKPMDVERAAHIIFNIAEGLKYAHARKIIHRDLKPSNILLKNGLPKISDWGLSKVMSESRSSTLSSFTPYYAAPEQLSPRRFGGTDERTDIWQLGVLFYELVTGKMPFEGRDLGEITYAIINENPALPSELNPEAKLVEPIIMKMLAKDKEKRYASVEELQRDLAKVLNMTYVEGLKKSTDLKRTVFYIGDLALINLKAGNLKEALKYFIELRDYAGKYGKELDNLIDQIKLAMDEGVKLGEEAVMKADVIVHQIKMGR; encoded by the coding sequence ATGAAAAAATCCCTTGCATTCGTGATAGTGTTATTGGTAGTCTCCGCCATAGTTATGGATCTAAACTGGAGGGGACTTGTTAGCGCTTCAACCGGTGCTCTTATATTTTTTGATGATTTTAATTCTGGAGACTACTCTAACAATTGGATTGCTGGAAACGTATCACTTCATTATCCATCCAGAACAACAGTAGTCATAACCCCAATAGTAGATGCTTGGAAGGAGTATGGAGGATACCTAATAGGTACTGATGGGATAAACCCCGAAACAGGAGAACCAGCTGGAGGAGACTGGATTTACATATATGCCAAATTTAAAATACCAACTAGGGGCATCATCATAACTGCCAGGGTTAAACTTCAGGACGATTCAAATGCAGTCATCGCACTCATACCCGATGACCCAAAGAACAACACACACATTATCGCCGGAGCTGATATAGTTGCATATCCGTCCAATAGCGGATGGTATGCCTTTTCTGGAAACGGGTATGAAGTTCATCGTACAGGAAATGTTGATGGGAGCGTTGTTAATGGTAAGTGGTACACGGTTAAGATTGTTATCCCGCCCAATGGATCACAGGTTAAAGTGTACGACGGTGACACTGGTGAGCTTAAGGTTGTTGATGATTATTATACTGTTCCAAACACAACGGCGTATCTGGTGTTGGATGCTAGAGGAAGCTGGGGCAGTGGAGCAAATGTGACATTTGATTATGTCAAAGTTACATCACTAACGTCTGCTCCTTCATCCCCTGTCATATATAAAGATAAAATTCTTGAGATAAATCTCAGAGATTATAGCATACTCAAAATGTATGGTTATGACTGGCTGAAGAACTATCCAGAACCAAAATTGCCCTACCTATGGATAGTCGTGACTTATGGACAGCCGGGTTATTACTCCAGCTTTAAAATAGGACAATGGGAAAATGTAAAACTTGTTGAAAATAACAGTGAAAAAACTGTTTACCAGCTTTCAACGACCCTCCAAGGTCCCTCGGCACTGCCTTTTACACAGACAATGACGTTTTACAGAAACAGTGGTCTGATAAAGATAGAGAGGTACAAAGTTCTCGACAATGGATGGGGAGTGGAGGACACTATAAATGGCATATCCCCCGGAGGGGACACAGCAAATGATTATATAGTCTCAAGTGAATTTAGTGAGCATCCAATAAACTACAGGGACACATTCTGTACAGGAACCGATTGGACAGCATGTCAGGAATATACTGCGGAGAGCCTTAAAGGATATCATGGGTACGTGTACTTAGCGGCATATGACAAACAGAAGAAACAAGGTTTTGCAATAATAGTTCCTAAAGAATATATCAAGGATACATACTCTGATATCAGATATTCAGTCCTTCGTGCGTTTTTTACAGAACCCACTACATACTGGAAAGCATGGCGCTGGTATATATCTATCCAAACAGACTCTACAAAAAACGTTGTTTATTACTGGTATTTCTACAAGTTTACTAACGACCCAACAGCTCCAATTAAGAAACTAATTGACAGTGGAATGAACCCCCACGTTGCTAGAGAACTCACAGGAACATCGAGTTATCCCTCAACTCAAACATCAACAACTTCCTCGACCTCAACTAGCACCACAACAACAAATACTCCCCCGGTAACAACAACGTCAACGGTTACAACTACTACAACTACCTCAACACTTGCTCCCATTGCTAACTCGGCTATAGACACTGCCAAGGATATTCTCTCAAAGGTGCCGAGCTCCGTGGACACGGGTGATGCCCAGACGATGCTCGATGAAGCTCAGAAGGCTTATGAAAACGGCGACTACGAGCTGGCTGAAAAGTTCGCCAAAACGGCACAGGCTTTAGCTGTAAAGGCTTACTACGACGACCTCAGGGCAAAGCTCCAAGTGAAAGAGAGCCAGGGTCAGGACGTTAGCGAGGCCTCCAATCTTCTCCAGCAGGCCTACAACGCCTACCAAAGGAAAGACTACACTGCGGCGCTTGAGATACTTACCAAGGCTGACCTTGTCCTCCAGGGCGTTCAACCGAAGGAAAACAGCCTGTTGAAGTATCTGCCAGTTCTGCTCGGATTGGTAGGACTGGTTGTCGTGGGCTTTGTGTATTCAAAAAGAAAGAAAGTCGAGGCCGAAAAGCTCAGGGCGGAGTTTGAAGCCAGCCTGAATTCCGGTGACAACATAGTCGAAAAGGACCCGTTCAGTGCCCTGGAGTACTATTCAAAGGCATTCTCGATGGCGAAGAGGCTCGGCGATTCCCACCTGGTAGCCAAGGCTCAGGAGAAGCTCAACACAGTTCGCGGCACGGTGACGGGAGAGATAAACTCCCTTATGGCGAAAGGCGATGAAGCTCTGAAGAACGGTGACTACGACAAGGCTTTAGCGTACTACCGTGAGGCCCTCAACCTCGCAGAAAAGCTCCACGACGCGAAGAGAACCGAGGAAGCACGGGAAAAGATGGAGAGCGTCCACAAGGTGAGAAAGATAAGGGAACTCATCTCGGAAGGCGACGTTTTGATGGAACAGGAGAGGTACTCCGAGGCCCTCAAGCGCTACCGTGAGGCACTGGAAATAGCCAAAGGGCTCGGGGATAGCTACTTCATCGAGCTCCTCAAGGGAAGGGCCTCAAGGGCGAACGAGATAGTTGAGAGGCTCAACGGCGAAGTTTCCTCGCTCGTGGCTTCCGCTGAGAGGGACATGATGGAAGAGGATTACGAGAGCGCCAGGGAGAAGCTTTCACAGGCCATCGTTCTCGCTGAGAAGATAGGCGGAACCGTTAGTGTTGAGGAGATAAAGGCGAAGCTTGAAGAAGCAAAGGCCAGAAACGAGCTCAACGAGAAGCTTAAGGCCGCGAGGGGAAGCGGGGACTACTCCAAAGCCGTTGCCCTTTACAGGGAGGCCCTAAAGCTTGCCCAGAGCATCGGCGATGAAAGGATGGTGGCACAGATAAACTCCGAGATCGAAGAGGTTGAAAAATCCCGCGTCCTCGAAACCCTGAGGAACGGGATAGAGCTGATCCTTCCGAAGGAAGTTCCCTACGGGAGGGAGACAACGCTGAGTATCAACGTTGAGAACAGGCTCGGCGAGACGATAAACGACCTCACAGTTGATCTGTCAGAACTCTCACCCTACTTCGTAATGGACGAGGAGAAGGTGACGTTCCCACCTATAAAGCCTAGTAGGAGGCTTGGGAAGGACATAAGACTGAAGCCGCAGTTCAAGGGCGACTTCGACTTCAACGTCAAGATATCGTCCAGCATTGGCGAGACGGTTAAGCCCCTCAGGATCAAGGTTGGGGACTATTATGCTCCTTCACAGTTTACACCCAGACCTCTGACGCCTAAATCCGCCCCGGAGGAGCTTGAGGCCCTTTACGAGGACTTCCAGTACATTGGTGAGGGCGGCTTTGCGAGGGTTTTCAAGGCGAAGAGAAAGAAGGACGGCAAGGTCGTTGCCGTCAAGGTGCCCAAAACCCTCGATCCAGCAACGGGCAAGGCCTTTGTGAGGGAGATTAGCAACTGGCTCCACCTCAAGCACCCAAACATCGTTGAGCTCCACGATGTAAACGTCATTCCCATCCCATACCTTGAGATGGAGTACTGCGAGGGCTCGCTGGCAAAGCTCGGAAAGCCCATGGACGTCGAGAGGGCGGCACATATAATCTTCAACATCGCCGAGGGTCTGAAATACGCCCACGCCAGGAAGATAATCCACCGGGATTTAAAACCGAGCAACATACTCCTCAAGAACGGCCTTCCCAAGATTTCCGACTGGGGATTAAGCAAAGTCATGAGCGAGAGCCGCTCGTCAACTCTCTCAAGCTTCACCCCCTATTACGCCGCTCCAGAACAGCTCTCCCCGAGGCGCTTCGGCGGAACCGATGAGAGAACCGACATCTGGCAGCTTGGAGTTCTCTTCTACGAGCTGGTTACTGGGAAGATGCCGTTCGAAGGCCGTGACCTCGGGGAGATAACATACGCGATAATCAACGAAAACCCTGCTCTACCGAGCGAACTCAATCCTGAGGCGAAGCTCGTCGAGCCGATAATCATGAAGATGCTCGCCAAGGACAAGGAAAAGCGCTACGCGAGCGTTGAGGAGCTCCAGAGAGACCTCGCCAAAGTTCTCAACATGACCTATGTTGAGGGACTGAAGAAGAGCACCGACCTCAAGAGGACGGTCTTCTACATAGGCGACCTGGCCCTGATCAACCTCAAGGCCGGAAACCTGAAGGAGGCTCTCAAGTATTTCATCGAGCTCAGGGACTACGCCGGCAAATACGGAAAAGAGCTTGACAACCTCATTGATCAGATCAAGCTCGCGATGGATGAGGGCGTTAAGCTCGGTGAAGAGGCCGTGATGAAGGCCGACGTCATAGTCCACCAGATAAAGATGGGACGATGA
- a CDS encoding protein kinase: MKWQKTYGGEYGDVATAVAIAPNGDIIVAGLTYSFGAGYYGNVWILRLPPDGVLPGCNFCSDSNAQVSNTDASMENTDATVENTHVTPQPSDATVKPANLEVETQYSYPERAKSVLDKAKSTISEYKSEGIILTPAENLLNEAEKAFNSGDYEKAYDYASQAIQKAEEIKSQYERAKPEVEKAKKLASEAGLTVNPLLSVFNSGDYERAYKMAIDAQKAVEAIKTAEGFLSPIGDARKAFEKGDYVRAYQLAIEAEKKRDLYQKLFALGVALAVAVTGSSAYVTHRKRRERERKLGELNALLRKAEKAPLLERIKILKEAEKIAVTLGSDALPRVRKLLSSAVNEATETYQGIINDFTSALENLDVKTAEAKLEEAKAYAEALGKAKDIEERKKLLERMKKERRSLMKAEKLVENGNLAEAARLLVPLQSSPISGIREGAKQLLERIERQMEETVARGDSLLASGDYTGTIRTYESVLPIAEALGKGEFLRSKIEGSRRTLDELKKRESLKKILGEITSAVSRRDYSPLGELLKEAEKLAKEIGEEGKVKALREELSTRLDNLLSRGEELELGGDYAGALSAYTEALSLAEALGRKTNRIKKAISRIEEEQKRGLLKRSIKLDVPTEMPHKAETEVSIIVTNRFSSDLALTVDLSENRDYFELSEEKIEFPRVKPGKTIGESVTVKPKFIGDFDFTVKIDSNFGSIESRIPVKVTKTARMAGGTPTPVTSTPILNPVEALQELYSDFQYIGEGGFARVYKAKRKDGKVVALKLPKTLDPAVGKAFIREITNWLHLKHPNIVELYDVNVLPVPYLEMEYCESSLARLQKPLPVDEAALIVFNIAEGLKYAHSKGIIHRDLKPSNVLLKNGLPKISNWGLSKVLEESMSATTTASFTPFYAAPEQIDRKYGRTDERTDIWQLGVIFYELVTGRLPFEGSLSQVMMGILRDEPIPPSQLNPEAKKVEPIIMKMLAKRKEERYQSIDELQKDLARILNMTYSESLRESKTLGDVRRATYYLTELLLINMKTNNIGEAYKYASDLRFYAKGELKEGVEKLAEQLKLRLEEGLKIPPELIEKAEIIVHKIRVGMTKP; the protein is encoded by the coding sequence GTGAAATGGCAGAAAACCTACGGAGGAGAGTATGGTGATGTGGCTACCGCGGTTGCCATCGCTCCTAACGGGGACATCATCGTGGCTGGATTAACTTACAGCTTCGGCGCTGGTTATTATGGTAATGTTTGGATTCTCAGGCTTCCGCCCGATGGGGTTTTGCCCGGTTGCAACTTCTGCAGTGATTCGAACGCTCAGGTAAGCAACACCGACGCCAGTATGGAAAACACTGACGCCACCGTGGAAAACACCCACGTAACGCCTCAACCATCAGACGCCACTGTAAAACCAGCAAACTTAGAGGTCGAAACTCAATATTCTTATCCCGAAAGGGCAAAGTCAGTGCTTGACAAAGCGAAGTCAACGATTTCAGAGTATAAATCCGAGGGAATAATTCTAACTCCAGCCGAGAACTTACTTAACGAGGCCGAGAAGGCTTTCAACTCAGGAGACTACGAGAAGGCTTACGATTATGCGAGCCAAGCAATCCAAAAGGCCGAGGAAATCAAAAGCCAGTATGAGAGGGCCAAACCTGAAGTTGAAAAAGCCAAAAAACTCGCCTCTGAAGCGGGCCTCACCGTAAACCCCCTCCTGAGCGTTTTCAACTCAGGAGACTACGAGAGAGCTTATAAAATGGCCATCGACGCTCAGAAGGCGGTGGAGGCTATAAAAACTGCCGAGGGCTTCCTCTCGCCTATTGGAGATGCCAGAAAGGCCTTCGAAAAGGGCGACTACGTCAGAGCCTACCAGCTCGCAATAGAGGCCGAAAAGAAAAGGGATCTCTACCAGAAGCTATTCGCCCTGGGAGTTGCCCTTGCAGTTGCAGTAACCGGCAGTTCGGCCTATGTGACCCACAGGAAGAGGAGGGAGCGCGAGAGGAAGCTTGGGGAACTGAACGCCCTCCTCAGGAAGGCCGAGAAAGCCCCCCTCCTTGAGAGAATCAAAATCCTGAAGGAGGCCGAAAAAATTGCCGTAACTTTGGGTTCGGATGCCCTTCCAAGGGTTAGGAAGCTACTCTCCTCCGCCGTCAACGAAGCCACCGAGACCTACCAAGGCATCATCAACGACTTCACCTCCGCCCTTGAGAACCTCGACGTCAAAACCGCTGAGGCGAAGCTGGAAGAAGCTAAAGCCTACGCCGAGGCCCTCGGCAAAGCTAAGGACATCGAGGAGAGGAAAAAGCTCCTCGAACGCATGAAGAAGGAGCGGAGGAGCCTTATGAAAGCGGAGAAGCTCGTGGAAAATGGAAACCTTGCGGAAGCCGCGAGGCTTCTCGTTCCCCTCCAGTCATCTCCAATCTCTGGAATCAGGGAGGGGGCAAAACAACTCCTTGAAAGAATAGAGAGGCAGATGGAGGAAACGGTTGCGCGTGGTGATTCCCTGCTGGCTTCGGGGGACTACACGGGCACGATAAGAACCTACGAGTCCGTCCTGCCAATAGCCGAGGCCCTTGGAAAAGGCGAGTTTCTCAGGTCCAAGATAGAGGGCTCAAGGAGAACCCTCGACGAACTGAAGAAAAGGGAGAGCCTCAAAAAGATTCTCGGGGAAATCACCTCCGCCGTTTCAAGGAGGGACTACTCCCCACTCGGTGAACTCCTGAAGGAGGCCGAGAAGCTGGCTAAGGAAATAGGCGAGGAGGGCAAGGTGAAGGCCCTCAGGGAGGAGCTCTCCACGAGGCTCGACAACCTGCTCTCAAGGGGTGAGGAGCTGGAACTCGGAGGGGACTACGCCGGGGCGTTATCTGCGTACACCGAGGCTCTCTCTTTAGCCGAGGCCCTCGGAAGGAAAACGAACCGCATAAAGAAGGCCATCTCCCGCATAGAGGAGGAGCAGAAGAGGGGCCTCCTCAAGAGGAGCATTAAGCTCGACGTTCCAACGGAGATGCCCCACAAGGCCGAGACTGAAGTGTCTATAATCGTCACCAACCGCTTTTCCAGCGACCTGGCACTTACCGTTGACCTCTCCGAAAACAGGGACTACTTCGAGCTGAGCGAGGAGAAAATAGAGTTCCCGCGGGTTAAGCCGGGCAAGACGATAGGCGAGAGCGTGACCGTAAAGCCGAAGTTCATCGGCGACTTCGACTTCACTGTCAAGATAGACTCCAACTTCGGCTCCATTGAGAGCAGGATTCCCGTGAAGGTCACGAAAACCGCCAGAATGGCAGGGGGAACGCCAACTCCCGTAACGTCAACGCCTATCCTCAACCCCGTGGAGGCTCTCCAGGAGCTCTACTCCGACTTCCAGTACATCGGTGAGGGTGGTTTTGCGAGGGTTTACAAAGCTAAAAGGAAGGACGGGAAGGTCGTGGCTTTAAAGCTCCCCAAGACCCTCGACCCGGCCGTTGGAAAGGCCTTCATAAGGGAGATAACCAACTGGCTCCACTTAAAGCATCCGAACATCGTCGAACTCTACGACGTCAACGTCCTCCCTGTTCCCTATCTGGAAATGGAGTACTGCGAAAGCTCCCTCGCGAGACTCCAAAAGCCCCTGCCGGTAGATGAAGCAGCTCTCATCGTCTTCAACATCGCTGAAGGCTTAAAGTATGCTCATTCCAAAGGCATAATCCACCGCGATTTGAAACCGAGCAATGTCCTCCTCAAGAATGGACTCCCGAAGATTTCCAACTGGGGATTGAGCAAAGTCCTTGAGGAGAGCATGAGCGCGACTACAACGGCTTCGTTCACGCCCTTCTACGCTGCACCGGAGCAGATTGACCGCAAATATGGAAGAACCGATGAGAGGACGGACATCTGGCAGTTGGGAGTTATCTTCTACGAACTCGTGACCGGAAGGCTACCTTTCGAAGGCTCTCTGAGTCAGGTTATGATGGGTATCCTGAGGGACGAGCCGATACCGCCGAGCCAGCTCAATCCAGAGGCAAAGAAGGTTGAGCCGATTATCATGAAGATGCTTGCCAAGAGGAAGGAGGAGCGCTACCAGTCGATTGATGAACTCCAGAAAGACCTGGCAAGAATCCTGAACATGACCTACTCAGAAAGCCTGAGGGAGAGCAAGACCCTCGGCGACGTTAGGAGGGCCACCTATTACCTCACGGAGCTACTCCTCATAAACATGAAGACCAACAACATCGGAGAAGCCTACAAGTACGCGAGCGATTTAAGATTCTACGCCAAAGGCGAGCTAAAGGAGGGAGTAGAAAAACTCGCGGAGCAACTAAAACTCCGCCTTGAAGAAGGCCTCAAAATACCACCCGAACTCATAGAAAAAGCCGAAATAATAGTGCACAAAATCAGGGTGGGCATGACGAAGCCCTGA
- a CDS encoding pentapeptide repeat-containing protein, whose protein sequence is MKCTYEYRKSIKECPHEAVFNGLCIFHLPDGGKDFRKANLEGEDLEEAYLSEADLREANLSGANLTRADLGDANLSKANLSWAVLYEADLSGARAERADFTSADLRRADLSGASLIGADLSLTNLSGANLTRADLRGTELYGANLDGVSLVGADLRGSKLYGVSLSGVRGIEYARLDAIIAEEKEGDRLLKEGKFQNAVEAYRKALSVYISLKTLFRERGLYGRASTYSIGEWRVRGKIQRIAHRHPKPVELADFVPLTGRSGKRWLIALEGKIRYIANVLYRITSNYGESPLRVLATTVVVIGIFTLIYWMGNGIQNNSARNALYFSVVTFTTVGYGDIVPRAGYRLVAATEAFIGAFIMAFFVVVISRKIIR, encoded by the coding sequence GTGAAGTGCACCTATGAGTACCGGAAATCCATAAAGGAATGCCCCCATGAGGCCGTTTTCAACGGCCTCTGCATATTCCACCTGCCAGATGGTGGAAAAGACTTCCGAAAGGCCAACCTGGAGGGCGAAGACCTTGAGGAGGCCTATCTCAGCGAAGCCGACTTGAGGGAGGCAAACCTTTCCGGGGCTAACCTCACCCGCGCCGACCTGGGCGACGCCAACCTCTCTAAGGCAAACCTGAGCTGGGCTGTCTTATACGAGGCCGACCTAAGCGGAGCCAGGGCAGAGAGGGCAGATTTCACAAGCGCCGATTTAAGGAGGGCAGACCTCAGCGGGGCTTCACTGATAGGGGCGGACTTATCTCTGACGAACCTCTCGGGGGCGAATCTAACGAGGGCTGATTTGAGGGGAACTGAGTTATACGGGGCAAATCTCGATGGCGTCAGCCTCGTGGGCGCTGACCTTAGGGGTTCAAAACTCTACGGTGTCAGCCTGTCCGGTGTAAGGGGGATTGAGTACGCGCGGCTGGACGCGATAATTGCCGAGGAAAAGGAAGGGGACAGACTCCTGAAGGAGGGGAAGTTTCAGAATGCTGTTGAAGCATACAGGAAGGCCCTTTCGGTTTACATCTCGCTGAAAACGCTCTTCAGGGAGCGAGGTCTCTACGGGAGAGCCTCGACTTACAGCATAGGCGAGTGGCGCGTTCGGGGAAAGATTCAGAGGATCGCTCACAGGCATCCTAAGCCGGTGGAGCTTGCGGACTTCGTTCCCCTGACGGGAAGGAGTGGAAAGCGCTGGCTCATCGCCCTTGAAGGAAAAATTCGTTACATCGCCAACGTTCTCTACAGGATAACATCGAACTATGGCGAAAGTCCATTGAGGGTTCTGGCAACGACGGTGGTTGTTATAGGAATCTTTACTCTCATCTACTGGATGGGCAACGGTATTCAAAATAACTCGGCAAGGAACGCACTCTATTTCAGTGTCGTGACCTTTACGACGGTCGGCTACGGTGATATAGTCCCAAGAGCTGGCTACCGGCTGGTAGCAGCCACAGAGGCGTTTATTGGAGCATTCATCATGGCTTTCTTTGTTGTCGTGATAAGCAGAAAAATTATTAGATAG
- a CDS encoding chromosome assembly protein translates to MGIRDIFGKKNTIEKLSLRELQAEEIRLRNRLERLKKDINRIEKKKKQLFQEGIGADKLKKKMLAQEIKSLDMEQKLKLKDFTTAQKQYTLIKNMIIIKKYEKELRKVGIWQKLSSVEPEQLEQALIKINLDGKEFDEMVEGLNRVFEMEVAEFEESEDQTERELMKAWSQVEAGEADVEEVTDKVVSIDKRLEEEEEL, encoded by the coding sequence ATGGGAATCCGCGATATCTTCGGAAAAAAGAACACCATCGAAAAGCTCTCCCTGAGGGAACTTCAGGCGGAGGAGATAAGGCTTAGAAACAGGCTTGAGCGCCTCAAAAAGGACATCAACCGGATTGAGAAAAAGAAGAAACAGCTCTTCCAGGAGGGAATAGGGGCGGACAAGCTCAAGAAGAAGATGCTCGCCCAGGAAATTAAGAGCCTTGACATGGAGCAGAAGCTCAAGCTCAAGGACTTCACCACGGCCCAGAAGCAGTATACCCTAATCAAGAACATGATAATCATCAAGAAGTACGAGAAGGAGCTCAGAAAGGTCGGAATATGGCAGAAGCTCAGCAGTGTGGAGCCCGAACAGCTTGAGCAGGCGCTCATCAAGATAAACCTCGATGGAAAAGAGTTCGACGAGATGGTCGAGGGACTCAACAGGGTCTTCGAGATGGAGGTGGCTGAGTTCGAGGAAAGCGAGGATCAGACTGAAAGGGAGCTTATGAAGGCCTGGAGCCAGGTTGAGGCAGGAGAGGCCGACGTTGAAGAAGTAACCGACAAGGTCGTTTCCATAGACAAGAGGCTTGAGGAGGAAGAGGAGCTATGA